Proteins found in one Deltaproteobacteria bacterium genomic segment:
- a CDS encoding TetR/AcrR family transcriptional regulator, with amino-acid sequence MYLSETRATSRFQWIQPVRQARSQETLERLLDSAEALIANKGFDDVTVADIAARAGFSVGAVYSRFHDKIGVLHCLQDRFVEEAHLTTDVTLDPERWDGAGIDEIVSELVAFLVQIYREGGGVLRELMVHTRSEPQMVERKERLAAHVSDHLCALLLPRAERIRHPDPATAVAFGLRLVFATLEQAILFGEGGIHGIPASDEKLAAELTRAFLGYLGVEGWPATAS; translated from the coding sequence ATGTATTTGAGCGAGACGCGAGCGACTTCCCGCTTCCAGTGGATCCAGCCCGTGCGCCAGGCGCGGAGCCAGGAGACGCTCGAACGCCTGCTCGACAGCGCCGAGGCGCTGATCGCGAACAAGGGATTCGACGACGTCACCGTCGCGGACATCGCGGCGCGCGCGGGGTTCTCGGTCGGCGCGGTGTACTCGCGCTTCCACGACAAGATCGGTGTGCTGCACTGCCTGCAGGACCGCTTCGTCGAGGAGGCGCACCTGACGACCGACGTCACCCTCGACCCCGAGCGCTGGGATGGCGCGGGCATCGACGAGATCGTGAGCGAGCTGGTCGCGTTCCTGGTGCAGATCTACCGCGAGGGCGGCGGGGTGCTTCGCGAGCTGATGGTGCACACGCGAAGCGAGCCGCAGATGGTCGAGCGAAAGGAGCGCCTGGCGGCGCACGTGAGCGACCACCTCTGCGCGCTCCTGCTGCCCCGGGCCGAGCGGATCCGTCATCCCGATCCGGCAACGGCGGTTGCGTTCGGGCTGCGCCTGGTCTTCGCGACCCTCGAGCAGGCGATTCTATTTGGCGAGGGTGGAATCCACGGGATTCCCGCCTCGGACGAGAAGCTGGCAGCGGAGCTGACGCGCGCTTTTCTGGGCTACCTCGGCGTCGAGGGCTGGCCCGCGACAGCGTCGTAG